One genomic window of Myxococcus stipitatus includes the following:
- a CDS encoding endonuclease/exonuclease/phosphatase family protein — MFQSLVRSPCRAARVGAFRPTLVRAGLVFGLLLGLIGCEGRQLDGDSPGTSPEHTDEGAVRIAAFNVHRLFDTVCDSGSCGGSNYEALPTSNAFEAQVGKLATAIASLDADVVMLAEIETQAGLDALQARLPKLPHGVLGETGEPASVDVAVLSAHPITAVHGHRERVLVRPDGTTTRFSRELLEVHLDVDGAEVIVFAAHFRSKVNDDPGRRLAEAEATRDIVARVAAQSPRALVVMGGDLNDVPGSEPLVALERGGDLLRVASDRPDDQAWTYVYSGQRQAIDHLYLARGAGAYVAGSFRATREGSSGFGGSDHAAVHADFVPAR, encoded by the coding sequence ATGTTCCAGTCCCTCGTCCGTTCCCCGTGCCGCGCGGCCCGCGTCGGCGCGTTCCGTCCCACCCTTGTCCGCGCCGGCCTCGTATTCGGTCTGCTCCTCGGCCTCATCGGCTGCGAGGGGCGTCAGCTCGACGGCGACTCGCCCGGCACGTCGCCGGAGCATACGGACGAGGGGGCCGTGCGCATCGCCGCCTTCAACGTCCACCGCCTCTTCGACACCGTCTGTGATTCGGGCAGCTGCGGCGGGTCCAACTACGAGGCACTCCCCACGTCGAACGCCTTCGAGGCCCAGGTGGGCAAGCTCGCCACGGCCATCGCCTCGCTCGACGCGGACGTGGTGATGCTGGCGGAGATCGAAACGCAGGCGGGGCTCGACGCCCTGCAGGCGCGGCTGCCGAAGCTGCCCCACGGGGTGCTGGGCGAGACGGGCGAGCCCGCGTCGGTCGACGTCGCGGTCCTCTCCGCCCACCCCATCACCGCCGTCCACGGGCACCGCGAGCGCGTGCTCGTGCGGCCCGACGGGACGACGACGCGCTTCTCGCGGGAGCTGTTGGAGGTGCACCTGGACGTGGACGGCGCGGAGGTCATCGTGTTCGCCGCGCACTTCCGCTCGAAGGTGAACGACGACCCGGGGCGCCGCCTCGCGGAGGCCGAGGCCACCCGTGACATCGTCGCGCGCGTGGCCGCGCAGTCGCCCCGGGCCCTGGTGGTGATGGGAGGAGACCTCAACGACGTGCCCGGCTCCGAACCGCTGGTGGCGCTGGAGCGGGGCGGCGACCTGCTGCGCGTGGCCAGCGACAGGCCCGACGACCAGGCGTGGACCTACGTGTACTCCGGGCAGCGGCAGGCCATCGACCACCTGTACCTCGCGCGGGGCGCGGGCGCGTACGTGGCGGGCTCGTTCCGCGCCACGCGCGAGGGGAGCAGTGGCTTCGGCGGCTCGGACCACGCCGCCGTCCACGCGGACTTCGTGCCGGCGCGCTGA
- a CDS encoding YceI family protein, with amino-acid sequence MPVTTWNIDSAHSSVLFTARHMVVARVHGRFERMTGVLRVDADLPTQGEVEMSAEAASIYTGAAERDTHLRSADFLDVEAAPHITFKSTKTEPTGGSGFRLLGELTIRNVTKPVVFEARHAATSKDPWGNTRLLYTARAAINRSDYGIRWNKTLDNGGWLVGERVEIELDIQAVPAT; translated from the coding sequence ATGCCTGTCACCACCTGGAACATCGATTCCGCGCATTCCTCAGTCCTGTTCACCGCCCGCCACATGGTGGTGGCGCGCGTCCACGGTCGCTTCGAGCGCATGACGGGCGTGCTGCGCGTGGACGCGGACCTCCCCACCCAGGGCGAGGTCGAGATGAGCGCGGAGGCGGCCAGCATCTACACGGGCGCGGCGGAGCGCGACACGCACCTGCGCTCCGCGGACTTCCTCGACGTGGAGGCCGCGCCGCACATCACCTTCAAGAGCACGAAGACGGAGCCCACCGGCGGCTCCGGCTTCCGCCTGCTCGGGGAGCTGACCATCCGCAACGTGACGAAGCCCGTGGTGTTCGAGGCGCGTCACGCCGCGACGTCGAAGGACCCGTGGGGCAACACGCGCCTGCTCTACACGGCGCGCGCCGCCATCAACCGCTCCGACTACGGCATCCGCTGGAACAAGACGCTCGACAACGGCGGCTGGCTCGTGGGCGAGCGCGTGGAGATCGAACTGGACATCCAGGCGGTCCCCGCGACCTGA
- a CDS encoding molybdenum cofactor carrier protein, which produces MRRERRIIGVFGSGKEEHAERVIPLARWIAEAGFDLLTGAGSGVMRAAADAFVQVEGRRGISIGVVPGSVHDGDYEPRSGYPNPGVELAIYTHLPLSGEQGTDPLSRNHINVLTPNALVALPGGAGTVAESALALRYGKPIILFGPPESFRRFSPDLERTDSLERVAEFILDALREPPRLAMQ; this is translated from the coding sequence ATGCGAAGGGAACGGCGGATCATCGGTGTCTTTGGTTCGGGCAAGGAGGAGCACGCCGAGCGCGTCATCCCCCTGGCGCGGTGGATCGCCGAGGCGGGCTTCGACCTGCTCACCGGCGCCGGCAGCGGGGTGATGCGCGCGGCCGCGGACGCGTTCGTGCAGGTGGAGGGCCGCCGGGGTATCTCCATCGGCGTCGTCCCGGGCTCCGTCCACGACGGCGACTACGAGCCCCGCTCCGGCTACCCCAACCCGGGCGTGGAGCTGGCCATCTACACCCACCTGCCCCTGAGCGGCGAACAGGGCACGGACCCGCTCAGCCGCAACCACATCAACGTCCTGACGCCCAACGCCCTCGTCGCCCTCCCTGGTGGGGCGGGCACCGTCGCCGAGTCCGCCCTGGCCCTGCGCTACGGCAAGCCCATCATCCTCTTCGGACCTCCCGAGTCCTTCCGTCGCTTCTCCCCGGACCTGGAGCGCACCGACTCACTCGAGCGCGTCGCCGAGTTCATCCTCGACGCCCTCCGCGAACCGCCTCGCCTCGCCATGCAGTGA
- a CDS encoding AAA family ATPase has product MPSVDIDLVLSSLRPYIPGALIRRLEHTEAHALPPVEAVRGAILVLDIAGFTPIVVSLSGAGPRGIDALQRLLRSYYTEMIDVVRAHGGDIYQFAGDSILACFEPGHGEGDTEAVQRASRCALDVQRRLARFSQLELLGQRFSVSSRIGIGVGESHRIVLGTTGMWMHPALIGRPLEQAVQAEKRARVGEVLLSAEAWALLPDLARVGEERDGAFRLEPSVPLPVGAPPSFSSKGGEELVGRCALLLHPVLFTKITTAYQELGGDFRDVTCFFVRFQTDHTLADVDAYTGELNAFYEYVQRESAHHGGVLLMTDFTDKGNVLYVLFGAPTAQQNKEVLASRLACKLLRERESFPYVRELSIGIATGHAYFGDMGSPWRKGYSALGEVVNMAARLMSYADGPGIHIDAQTERKLQQGGFVTEFVEDARLKGVARAVPVYRLKAEVRRSLFLKGRGGIVGRRRELDLLHQAVLESAAGSGRVCVVSGEAGIGKSRLGARVVEEAESRGARSLYGVCYSYEMFTPFFPWKEVLVQLFGLHDGDDVDARLARLREGMSGLEVVGLEWLPVLAGILGMDVPEDPETRGLDARRKNQRVFQIIFELIEKRSRETPLLLFFEDLHWADNISVDLLEYVASRLAPLRVTLLVTLRPGEQLKNLKDLPGLRPLELSNLEDEDTRSLLRVHLRMDPPDLALEELLLGKVQGNPFFAESIVQGLVEGGYLGPVAPGATQMELKRSLQGLALPDSIQDVVLARIDLLSETEKLVVKVASVVGRIFTLDAVAALVPGSVSRQRIRDAIDTLTHLGLIVLELEEPFTCIFKHIVIRDAAYNTLLVSSREDLHRRMARFLEARAGEHPVASAGILAYHFLAGNDEVKGLEYTLMAARSARGQYANDDAVHHYNRAIEILSGTVALDPDEVLLKTRRVMQELAETLLQAGNYGGAIHMFEQCLADEELVTRQAEIHLGLGSAHQAKGESPRALQELEMAMELLGRPMPRSTFALVGRTLVAYGLHLLYGLFPWLARPLGPKLPQYLKQLSTLISLIKIYYFADMKKLAWATMVAAVMAKRARTEHGLSLASSYYGALLFGSGFMGRAARWCGRALEYARRARDPAAEGIALSRLSALAIFNNDLTRASQYGEQAVALLRQVRDMWEVQTGLMLLGASLFLSSRFEEAEKTFVEMGRVGADLNALMHQGWAHSWIPLTRYLRGEGDVGELCAELEQGLRISIEVQDLANQCASLNHLVNVTVREHQVEEAGLMAVRADEALSRYPVLVPFLQIGLVDAAEGALFALEQGAVAVPRETLWSIVDRCLLKARLLAHRYEYLKGPALRVRARALALKKGPREAEPLFLRAIAVLESTPNVWETAVAYHDAGVALPHRRAELLGRARELFERIGAKAELRRLDRMVAEHAPAPTLEPVAPAVAAM; this is encoded by the coding sequence ATGCCGTCGGTGGACATCGACCTGGTCCTCTCCTCCCTGCGGCCGTACATCCCGGGCGCGTTGATCCGCAGGCTCGAGCACACGGAGGCGCACGCGCTGCCGCCGGTGGAGGCCGTGCGGGGCGCCATCCTGGTGCTGGACATCGCGGGCTTCACGCCCATCGTCGTGAGCCTGAGCGGTGCGGGGCCTCGGGGCATCGACGCGCTCCAGCGCCTGCTGCGCAGCTACTACACGGAGATGATCGACGTCGTGCGCGCGCACGGCGGGGACATCTACCAGTTCGCGGGGGACTCCATCCTCGCGTGCTTCGAGCCGGGCCATGGCGAGGGGGACACGGAGGCGGTCCAGCGGGCGTCGCGCTGCGCGCTCGACGTCCAGCGGCGGCTGGCGCGCTTCTCCCAGCTGGAGCTGCTGGGGCAGCGCTTCAGCGTGTCGTCGCGCATCGGCATCGGGGTGGGGGAGTCGCACCGCATCGTCCTGGGCACCACGGGCATGTGGATGCACCCGGCGCTCATCGGTCGTCCGCTGGAGCAGGCCGTCCAGGCGGAGAAGCGGGCCCGGGTGGGCGAGGTGCTGCTGAGCGCGGAGGCCTGGGCGCTCCTGCCGGACCTGGCGCGGGTGGGCGAGGAGCGTGACGGGGCGTTCCGGTTGGAGCCCTCCGTCCCGCTGCCCGTGGGCGCCCCGCCGTCCTTCTCGTCGAAGGGCGGCGAGGAGCTGGTGGGCCGGTGCGCCCTGCTGTTGCACCCGGTGCTCTTCACGAAGATCACCACCGCCTACCAGGAACTCGGCGGTGACTTCCGCGACGTCACCTGCTTCTTCGTGCGCTTCCAGACCGACCACACGCTGGCGGACGTGGACGCCTATACCGGCGAGCTGAACGCCTTCTACGAGTACGTCCAGCGCGAGAGCGCCCACCACGGTGGCGTGCTGCTGATGACGGACTTCACGGACAAGGGCAACGTGCTCTACGTCCTGTTCGGCGCTCCCACGGCGCAGCAGAACAAGGAGGTCCTCGCCAGCCGGCTGGCGTGCAAGCTCCTGCGCGAGCGCGAGAGCTTCCCCTACGTGCGCGAGCTGTCCATCGGCATCGCCACGGGGCACGCGTACTTCGGGGACATGGGCTCCCCGTGGCGCAAGGGCTACTCCGCGCTGGGGGAGGTGGTGAACATGGCCGCGCGCCTGATGTCGTACGCGGACGGCCCTGGCATCCACATCGACGCGCAGACCGAGCGCAAGCTGCAGCAGGGGGGCTTCGTCACCGAGTTCGTGGAGGACGCGCGGCTCAAGGGCGTGGCGCGCGCGGTGCCCGTCTACCGGCTCAAGGCCGAGGTGCGGCGCAGCCTGTTCCTGAAGGGGCGTGGCGGAATCGTCGGGCGGCGGCGCGAGCTGGACCTGCTCCATCAGGCGGTGCTGGAGTCGGCGGCGGGCAGCGGACGGGTGTGCGTGGTGTCCGGCGAGGCGGGCATCGGCAAGTCGCGCCTGGGCGCGCGGGTGGTGGAGGAGGCCGAGTCCCGAGGCGCCCGCAGCCTGTACGGCGTCTGCTACTCGTACGAGATGTTCACCCCCTTCTTCCCGTGGAAGGAGGTGCTCGTCCAGCTGTTCGGCCTGCACGACGGCGACGACGTGGACGCGCGGCTGGCCCGGCTGCGCGAGGGCATGTCCGGGCTGGAGGTCGTCGGCCTGGAGTGGCTCCCCGTGCTGGCCGGCATCCTCGGCATGGACGTGCCGGAGGACCCGGAGACGCGCGGCCTGGACGCGCGGCGCAAGAACCAGCGCGTGTTCCAGATCATCTTCGAGCTCATCGAGAAGCGCTCGCGCGAGACGCCGCTGCTGCTGTTCTTCGAGGACCTGCACTGGGCGGACAACATCTCCGTCGACCTCCTCGAGTACGTGGCCTCGCGGCTGGCGCCGCTGCGGGTGACGCTGCTGGTGACGCTGCGTCCGGGAGAGCAGCTCAAGAACCTCAAGGACCTGCCCGGGCTGCGCCCGCTGGAGCTGTCCAACCTGGAGGACGAGGACACGCGCTCGCTGTTGCGGGTGCACCTGCGCATGGACCCGCCGGACCTGGCGCTGGAGGAGCTGCTGCTCGGCAAGGTGCAGGGCAATCCGTTCTTCGCGGAGTCCATCGTCCAGGGGCTGGTGGAGGGCGGCTACCTGGGCCCGGTGGCGCCAGGCGCGACGCAGATGGAGCTCAAGCGCAGCCTGCAGGGGTTGGCGCTCCCGGACTCCATCCAGGACGTGGTGCTGGCGCGCATCGACCTGCTCAGCGAGACGGAGAAGCTGGTGGTGAAGGTGGCCTCCGTCGTGGGGCGCATCTTCACGTTGGACGCGGTGGCGGCGCTGGTGCCGGGCTCGGTGTCGCGGCAGCGCATCCGCGACGCCATCGACACGCTGACGCACCTGGGGCTCATCGTCCTGGAGTTGGAGGAGCCCTTCACCTGCATCTTCAAGCACATCGTCATCCGCGACGCGGCCTACAACACGCTGCTGGTGTCCTCGCGCGAGGACCTGCACCGGCGGATGGCCCGCTTCCTGGAAGCCCGGGCGGGGGAGCACCCCGTGGCCTCCGCCGGTATCCTCGCGTACCACTTCCTCGCCGGGAACGACGAGGTGAAGGGGCTGGAGTACACGCTGATGGCGGCCCGGAGCGCGCGCGGCCAGTACGCGAACGACGACGCGGTCCACCACTACAACCGCGCCATCGAAATCCTCTCCGGCACCGTGGCGTTGGACCCCGACGAGGTGCTGCTGAAGACGCGCCGGGTGATGCAGGAGCTGGCGGAGACGCTGCTCCAGGCGGGCAACTACGGCGGCGCCATCCACATGTTCGAGCAGTGCCTGGCGGACGAGGAGCTGGTGACCCGCCAGGCGGAGATCCACCTGGGGCTGGGCAGCGCGCACCAGGCCAAGGGCGAGTCCCCCCGGGCCCTCCAGGAGCTGGAGATGGCCATGGAGCTGTTGGGGCGCCCCATGCCGCGCAGCACGTTCGCGCTGGTGGGCCGCACGCTCGTGGCCTACGGGCTGCACCTGCTCTACGGCCTGTTCCCCTGGCTGGCGCGCCCGCTGGGGCCGAAGCTGCCGCAGTATCTCAAGCAGCTGTCCACGCTCATCTCGCTCATCAAGATCTACTACTTCGCGGACATGAAGAAGCTCGCGTGGGCGACGATGGTGGCCGCGGTCATGGCGAAGCGCGCGCGCACGGAGCATGGGCTGAGCCTGGCGAGCAGCTACTATGGCGCGCTGCTCTTCGGCTCGGGCTTCATGGGCCGGGCGGCGCGCTGGTGTGGTCGCGCGCTGGAGTACGCGCGGCGCGCGAGGGACCCGGCGGCGGAGGGCATCGCGCTCAGCCGGCTGTCCGCGCTGGCCATCTTCAACAACGACCTGACCCGAGCCTCGCAGTACGGCGAGCAGGCGGTGGCGCTGCTGCGGCAGGTGCGCGACATGTGGGAGGTGCAGACGGGGCTGATGTTGCTGGGCGCGAGCCTGTTCCTGTCCTCTCGCTTCGAGGAGGCGGAGAAGACCTTCGTGGAGATGGGGCGCGTGGGGGCGGACCTCAACGCGCTGATGCACCAGGGCTGGGCGCACTCGTGGATTCCGCTGACGCGCTACCTGCGCGGGGAGGGGGACGTGGGCGAGCTGTGCGCGGAGCTGGAGCAGGGCCTGCGCATCAGCATCGAGGTGCAGGACCTGGCCAACCAGTGCGCCAGCCTCAACCACCTGGTCAACGTGACGGTGCGCGAGCACCAGGTGGAGGAGGCGGGGCTGATGGCGGTGCGCGCGGACGAGGCCCTGTCCCGCTACCCCGTGCTGGTGCCCTTCCTCCAGATTGGCCTGGTGGACGCGGCCGAAGGGGCGCTGTTCGCGTTGGAGCAGGGGGCGGTGGCGGTGCCCCGGGAGACGCTGTGGTCCATCGTCGACCGATGCCTCCTCAAGGCCCGGCTGCTGGCGCATCGCTACGAGTACCTGAAGGGCCCCGCGCTCCGGGTGCGGGCGCGGGCCCTGGCGTTGAAGAAGGGGCCGCGCGAGGCGGAGCCGCTGTTCCTGCGCGCCATCGCGGTGCTGGAGTCGACGCCGAACGTGTGGGAGACGGCCGTGGCCTATCACGACGCGGGCGTGGCGCTGCCGCACCGGCGCGCGGAGCTGCTGGGCCGGGCGCGCGAGCTGTTCGAGCGCATCGGCGCGAAGGCCGAGCTGCGTCGGCTGGACCGGATGGTGGCGGAGCACGCCCCCGCCCCCACGCTCGAGCCGGTCGCCCCCGCCGTCGCCGCGATGTGA